The Microbacterium sp. LKL04 sequence GGCGGGCGTCGAGGGCGTCACGGTCACCAACAAGGCGATCGCGAACCTCGACCCGTCGGCCGACTTGGTCATCACGCAGCAGCAGCTGACCGACCGTGCACGCGGAGTCACCCCCGACTCGATGCACGTCTCGGTCGACAACTTCATGAACTCGCCGAAGTACGACGAGGTCGTCGAGATGGTGCGTCGCCAGCGCGGCGACGCCTGATGCACAGCGCTGCGGGGTCGGGAACAATGGTCCCGACCCCGCAGCATCCTTTTTTCCACCCCCTCAGAAGGAGAACGTCATGGCTCGCGAAGTCCTCACCCTCGGCCAGATCCGCATCCACTCCGGCTCCGTCAGCCAGGAACAGGCCATGAAGGAGGCCGCCGACATCCTCGAGGCCGCCGGCGCCGTCACGAGCGCCTACTTCGACGCGATGCAGCAGCGCGAGGTCGCCGTCTCGACCTACATGGGCAACGAGCTCGCAATCCCCCACGGGACCAACGAGACCAAGGAAGCGATCCTCGACTCGGCGCTCTCGTTCGTCCGCTACGACGGCGGCGTCGACTGGGGCGGCGAGCACGTCTCGTTCGTCGTCGGCATCGCCGGCAAGGGCGATGAGCACCTCGAGATCCTGTCGCAGATCGCACTCCTGTTCTCCGAGGACGACGAAGTCGCGAAGCTCAAGGCCGCGCAGACGCCCGAAGAGCTCTACCAGCTGCTCGCGACGGTGAACAACGCATGAAAGCCGTCCACTTCGGCGCCGGCAACATCGGGCGCGGCTTCGTCGGACTGCTCCTGCACGAGGGCGGCTACGAGCTCGTGTTCTCGGACGTCGCGCCGACCCTCGTCGAGACGATCAACGCGGCATCCGAGTACACCGTTCACGAGGTCGGACCGGGCGGCGGTGACAAGACCGTCACCGGCTTTCGGGCGATCAACAGCCAGGCCGATCCCGACGCCGTGGCCGACGAGGTCGCCTCGGCCGACGTCGTGACGACCGCCGTCGGACCCAGCATCCTGCCGTTCGTCGCGCCGCACATCCTCGAGGGACTCGCCCGTCGCTCCGCCGACGCGAAGCCGCTGCAGGTCATGGCGTGCGAGAACGCGATCGGCGCGACCGACACCCTCCGCGGCGAGATCGAGAAGCTCGCCGGTGATGCGTGGGGCGACCTCTCCACACGCGCCGTGTTCGCCAACACCGCCGTCGACCGCATCGTCCCGGGCCAACCCGAGGGCGCTGGCGTCGACGTGACGGTCGAGCCGTTCTTCGAGTGGGCCATCGAGCGCGGCCCGTTCGGCGACGACCTGCCGAACATCCCCGGCGCCCACTTCGTCGACGACCTGGCCCCCTACATCGAGCGGAAGCTCTTCACGGTCAACACCGGACACGCCGCGACCGCCTACTTCGGTGCCGCCGCGGGGATCACCCGGATCTCCGACGCCCTGGCGGACCCCGGCATCCGGAGCAAGGTCGAGCAGGCCCTCGAGGAGACCTCCGCGTTCCTCGCGGCCGCGCACGGGCTCGACCCGGCCGAGCTCGCCGAGTACCGCGCGACGATTCTCGAGCGGTTCTCGAACGAGGCCCTGCCCGACACCGTGCAGCGCGTCGGCCGCCAGCCGCTGCGCAAGCTGTCGCGTCACGAGCGCTTCGTCGGACCCGCCTCCGCCGCTGCCGAGAGTGGTCTCGGCGTCGACGGGCTCATCGCCGCGATCGCCGCCGCGCTTCGGTTCGAGGACGCCGCAGACCCGCAGGCCGTCGAGTTGCAGGAGCGCATCAGGACGGAGGATGCCGCGGCCTTCACGGCATCCGTCACCGGTCTCGAGCCCGCCCACCCCCTGTTCGCACGCGTGCAGGAGCAGGTCGCCCAGCGGCAGACCGACCTCGGCGTCTACAGCGCGTGAGCGCGTCGAAGCGGCCCCGCTCCCGGGCACGGCGCATCGTCTCGATCGTGCTGCTGTCCGTGGCGGGGCTGCTCGTCGCCGGGATCGTCGGCATCGTGATCTGGAGCCAGGTCGGCGTCATGGGCGCTGAGGCCGGACCGCTCGCCTCGGTGCGCGAGGACGACCGGGTCGCCGTGTCCGACACCGGTGGCAACGTGGTGATGTCGCCGGCCTCCGGGGAGAGCACCGCCGGGCTGGTCTTCATCCCCGGCGCGAAGGTCGACGCCGAGGCCTACGAGGCGAAGCTC is a genomic window containing:
- a CDS encoding PTS sugar transporter subunit IIA, encoding MAREVLTLGQIRIHSGSVSQEQAMKEAADILEAAGAVTSAYFDAMQQREVAVSTYMGNELAIPHGTNETKEAILDSALSFVRYDGGVDWGGEHVSFVVGIAGKGDEHLEILSQIALLFSEDDEVAKLKAAQTPEELYQLLATVNNA
- a CDS encoding mannitol-1-phosphate 5-dehydrogenase; protein product: MKAVHFGAGNIGRGFVGLLLHEGGYELVFSDVAPTLVETINAASEYTVHEVGPGGGDKTVTGFRAINSQADPDAVADEVASADVVTTAVGPSILPFVAPHILEGLARRSADAKPLQVMACENAIGATDTLRGEIEKLAGDAWGDLSTRAVFANTAVDRIVPGQPEGAGVDVTVEPFFEWAIERGPFGDDLPNIPGAHFVDDLAPYIERKLFTVNTGHAATAYFGAAAGITRISDALADPGIRSKVEQALEETSAFLAAAHGLDPAELAEYRATILERFSNEALPDTVQRVGRQPLRKLSRHERFVGPASAAAESGLGVDGLIAAIAAALRFEDAADPQAVELQERIRTEDAAAFTASVTGLEPAHPLFARVQEQVAQRQTDLGVYSA